The genome window AATCGACAACTCCACCGCCATCatcacaaccacaacaagcgGCAACAGTGGTGGGCAAAGGATTCAGCTTCGGTGCGTCTATGCTGCAAGAGACAACATCCGCATTCAGTGGCAACATATTTGAGACGAagccaacaagcaacaacaatgtggccGGTGGCTTTAGttttgcaacaacagcagcaggagcaggagcatcAAAGCCACCGGCAATGTTCGCATTGGCGGATCAGCAGCGCCAGCAGAAGGCGGCCGACGAGGCCAAATTGGCTGCACTGCAACAGGCGATTGCAGCGGCCAAGCAGCGTGAAATGGAGCTGATCGAGTTGCAAAAGGCCAAAGCGGCACAGATAGAACGTGCACGTCAAGAGCGTCAgcgggagcagcagcagcagcaacagcagcagaaacaacagcaacaacaacaacaactgttggccaaacaggagcaacaacgtcaacagcaggcggcggcggcagcagcagcagctgcggcGTCGGCAGCGGCAGAAGCGAAACGTCAGAGCTTGCAACGTTTGGAGGCAGCACGTGAGGCTAAGTGCGAGCAACTGTGGCAGGACTTGATTAATGAGCAACTTCAAAGTATTTGTGTGCAGGAATTGCAATTGCATCGCAGCTCTCTCAGTCTGTACAAATCGCTATTGGACGAGGAGATTGAGGATTTGGTCAGTCGTCAATTGTTGCAGGCCGACTACGAGCTGGGCTTAATGCGTCACTATTGGCGACGCTGGCGCAGCTATCGACGTGTCCAGCAGCAGAAGGATGCGCTATTTGCCTGCCTACCGCTGAGCTTTGGCGGCGAGTCCAGCAATCAGCTGCTGGACATGAAGACAGCGGAGCAACCGTTGCGCATGGTACGGCGATATCGTCAGGGAGATCCTTGCGATTATCGCCAGCTGCTGACGGGCATGGAGGAGCAGTGCTGGCTCAAGCTCGATCTTTGGGAGCTGCTGGCCAAgtcgctgcagcagcagcagcaacaacaacaacaacaaacgatgCCAGACGCTCGACGATATTTCAAGCTGTTGCTCTCGCTGCCCGAGGGCAACATGGGACACGTCATGGAGCATGCACTGGACCGTGGACTGCTGCAGCAGCCATTGCAAATGGAAGCGAAAAGATCAAAGGCTGAAGGCTACATCAACGGACTGTCCCAGGGCGTGGCATTGTGTGTGCACAAGCTGAAGGGATTGCCGGATGGGCAGCAGAAGAGACAACTGGCGAATGCAGACGGCATTGTTTGCTATGTGGATGCCGAGCAGTTGCAGGAGACGCGTCAGCGTCTGCAATTCCTCAGTCgcaacagcaactgtggcTATGTGGCACTCATTGTGCAACAGCGTCTGACACCGCAGCAGCAGGTGCAACTGCAGCATCTGCTGCAATTGGAGCACATTCGCACATATCGCATATTCAACTGCCGGGCAGTGTCGCAGGGCAAACAGAAGCTCCAGCTGGTGGCATTGCTCCAATGTGCTGTACAATATCTGGCCAAGCAACCGCATCGCAGTCGTGGCCTATTGCAGCAGTCGGATTTGCGGGATTGGCTGTTGCTTCACCTGGGTGACGAGCTGTTCCAGCGTCTGCGACATGCTGTGCTGCAGGATGTGGCCATTGGACGACGCTGTCGCCAGTCGCCGCACTTCTGTGCCCAGCTCTACAATGAGGCAGTGCGTCGCCTGCAGCTGGTGGCTGGCGAACCTCTCGACGATCGTCCACAATTCCCTCACGAGCTGCGTGCTTATGTGGAGCCAGTATCTTCGCAAGTGTCGCTGACAAATCGCTTGGAATACTTTGTTGATGGTTGGCAGCTGCGAGAGAATCGTCAAAGGATTGTCCAGATGCTGGAGCAGATCAAGTTGCCAGCCATGTTGCCACTGCCGGCGGCGCTTGGTAATGTTCATGATCATGATCGTGATTATCAGCAACATGAGTTTTGCGAGTGGCTGTTGAACTACGCGCAAAAAAGTCAAGATGAGACACTTATCGAAACGGTTGCACTGCGAGCTATACAAACGCTGGAGCTGCAGATGCGAACGGGCGAGATTAACTATCTGGACATGGTCGAGATCTTTGCCAAGGAGCGTCTACAGTTCATGCTGCATCACATTTCAGATGCTGTGCCCACTGCCATTGTCTACAGACGCCACACCATGCACAGATGCTACGAAACACATTGGTATTACGAGTGGCAGCCACCAGATGAGGCGGCAATCGAACCAGCAAACGAAGCAACCATAGATGAATATCAAAATGAAGATGAAAATGAAGTGGAACAACAGCTGGAGCAGGTGCTCAGCTTTGACCAAGTGTTGAGTCATGCCCAGGCCGTGCTCGACAAGTGCCAGGATGAGCGGCAGGAACGAAACACATTACACGATCGTAATGGGCAGCTGGACAAACTGGAGCGCACTATGGAACGTTTCGATCGCACTTTTGTCAATGCCATGCAAGAGGATCacatccaacaacaacaacaacaaccacaaccacaacagtcgacaccacaacaaccacaacgagaacgagaacatCAAGTTGAAAATCTGCCAGCCACAAAACGACAACGTCTCAGTTCAACGATGGATGAGTGCAAAGCTTTGCTGGATCGCACGGAGCATCTGCTCAACATCAATCAAACGAGCGCCGAGCGACGCCTTCAAATCCTGCAACGTGccaagaaatttttataagtCCATCACACAAATTGccaattattgtatttaatcgTTAACTATCATTTTCTCATGTAgtcaatttgcaattaaattataaaacaagcCAGACATTTTGGTACTCTCCATATTTGTTGCTGAGTTTTTTTAAgtcacttatttttttaaattgtcaaggcgtaagtatggaaaaaaaatttgacagttatggaaaaaaaattaaactttcaaATGTTTATGCTTAACTAAATTGGAGTTGCGTTGTCAATATCTCATGGAAATCCATTTAATTAACTCGattgatttgaataaattatcgAGTTAAAGTGGTGGAAgattgttgaaatatttataataataatataatatataatattaaatttatgaaagcaaaagaTGTAGTTAATCAAAtcgtaacttttaaaaaaaattagttaaaaatattcactaatttaattacatatccgtcacataaaaaaatcatttcaaacgTGTATcgtttaaatactttaatatttttttctattcgcGGTTGAAATTGTAGACTCTTATCACGCAAAAGCATGGATGGGATACATAAAGTTAAGTTAATAAGTCAAGGActataacatacaaattttcaattaaaatatacgcTCTCTACAAAAAAGGATCATTTTGAAagcaaaatttatacaaagtaccatcgaataaaaaaaagtaccaGTTATGGTACAAATGTACCCTAGTTGTACAGCACTGCGTTCGCATACATGTTAGATAGACAACTCTGTTTTCGATTGCTAGCAATAAGAGCTTATCGTTATCGTCTCACCTAGCCGCCTATGaatttttagttcaatttttttgacaaattaatgtaaatatgtagAGCAAACACTTTTCATACAATCTCATAAGTATTAataccaaaattttattattaaaataacagaCAAAATTTTCACAGTTGCACCATTTCAACCAAagttcaaaattattaatagacGAAAGAAGGAAGGCAAGAAAAAAGAATTtgcttataattttgaattgattttattggCGAACTTCATAAACATAATTGAGTACAATTAAGTACCGAGCCACATTTGGAGGTAATTCTTAGTATATACCCACTTGTAACGAAGTGATTAACCGTAACAAAGATGAATAATTTAAGGGGTATTAATAAGGGAGGTAAgtaactaaattaataaatttcttatactcttgcagaggaagaaatattcaattacttcacaaaatttttgatgcaTAAAAATTTGACGCGAAaactcaaatttttaaaaattgaagaattttagtacacagcaatcttaatATCTAAGAACATATCTGCCATACCGGCAGGAACCATCAGTCGAGTATCGAATACAGCGTCTGCAAGGGTTGGGTATCTAATCTTCGGAGTGTCGATGATAACgattctttcaatttttcctattttttagCTTTCAAGTGGTGGCAGATGTTGTATCGCTGTGCACGTTGCAGTGTTAACATTTTGGATAAAAGGACAATGGCTAACAATGCTTATCGTGCCACGCCCCACGTGATGTTGCATCAATATCCCAAGGCGTTGGTTCTACATCAGCGGATGGGCATGTGGTGCGAATCCCTGCTGTCCACATCATGTTTACAGGCACAGTTACGTTCCTTTGCCACAAAGGTCAAGAATGTACGATTTGATAAGTTTGGAAGGAAAGTTGATAATGCGAGGATAAATGCATCAGGCAATAGAGATGcgaatatgaataaaatggaCAATTTGCCCAAGTTCCGTGCACCTAAACGTGTGTCGTCAAGCAGGTCAAGGATCAGATCGGGACACCGCGATGATGCTAAGCAATGTACAGCTCGACATCAAAAAGTTCCAGTTCGTTTGGCACCTGAATATAGCCATTCCAAATTGGCAAAGAAactatatttgaaaaataaattcctaTTGCAGCGGAAGAATAATACAAACAAGAGAAAAACTTCATATAATGCCAAGAAATCGACAAACTCAATGAATTTGCACGCATCGAAAAGGAAGCGAACAAAGGAGAATCTAAATAAATCGGAACGAGATGATCTTAAACATCTGTTAGCCGATCTATTGGACAAGAAgccaaaacttaataaatcggaaaattttgaatatgtaAAAACTTCTCCAATATTCAAATTGATGGCACACAATGCGGAGCGTCGCAACAGTTTGCGTGGTAAAAGTTTCCAGAAGCAGCTAGAGATTCCCAATTTCTTTCAACATCCATTGGGAAAGTGCGATCAtagaaaaatacatataactcGACGCACGCCGCTATTTCCGACTGAAAACCAATTCGAAAAGAGAACTAAGGAGGCATTAAAACGGAAGCTCTGCTTTCTACTACAAGACGGCAAGGATCaagacgatgatgatgaggatgatgatgtgGACTAAGGAgttgttcaattttttaataatactcGTAGTTTCAACTACGTCCCAGACTTTAGCACTgcaaatgtgaatgtgaatgtgatttGCTATACATGATATGGTTATCATAGTATCCCTTTCTTCTGACAACCACTCAATCatgtaataaatatgtatcttttaatttagtaatcctaaaaaaaaaagtgttataaacatatgtacatttatgtataaagtataaatatagttaattatgtaaacaaatgtgcattaatattattgttacaCTACTCTTAAATACTACAACgtatcattttcattaatacaattaattgaaatatttcattaatcgaaaaaaagtttatttcaaaatttcaactgATTTCAACTGTTGAAATCGAAAGTGAGCAGGGCGGCCAAAGATAGAGACTGATTAAGCGAGTGAgcaagagtgagagagggatagatagacaaagagagagagcgtagAATGTGACtaatcatacacacacaaacacaacagtGCACCTATTGGGAGCGAAAACATGTTTATCATAATTGATTCTGTTTACTTGGCCTGATCTGAACATTTCGCCAAAATGAACCCTAATTGGCGCAgcaaatcaaaacaacaacaaaaccacaACAAATCGACGTAGACAAAGCACGCGATGTTTGCTGTCCCTGTCCCACTGCCCCTTTCGCCCAGTTATAAGTCCATATCAGACTGACGAAATGAATCAGGGCAACTATTTTAAGACGCACTGTCTTCTGGTCTAAAAGTGCAAGGTCATGCTCAAAGTTCACGTGATGCACATACAGTATgccaaataattgttttgacaacaaaacaattcacaagtgtaatttcaaatttgtaacaaataaaaaattgttttatttttgttgtttctggtttctattaaatttttacattttgtgaattatttattttgtcaaaacactttcttgacttactgtatgtatacgtatgtatgtatgtatcaacatatgcaaataTGGCAACCATCCAATAACTGTAATATTTCACAATTCTATGCAATACTTGCATTATCCCGTTATTGCCAATAAAACAAaggttggttgttgttttttttttttgcagcgaCGCCGACAGCGCTATTAGGAATTTTCGCTGCCGGACGcctttttttgcatttctatTGAACAAGTTCactaaattaaacaatttgttgtctcattaacaattatatattgattatgtatgtaaaaactaatcgatgaaaataaaacgaaacaaaTTAACAACTTCAGCTCAACATTTTCGCCATTTTGGGGGGAGTAGGATAtttgtggtgttgttgttgttgttgttgttgctgctgtgtaatttatttattgcatatgATGTTGCACCTTGCACTGTCGCAACGCCTCATTGAATCCCTCGCAGAGCGTCAAATCCGACTGACCCTGAGCGCATTGCAGGAACTGTTTGATCTCCCAGGCGCAGGCACCTTGAGGTTCATTGGCCTGCGTCGGCTGCGCATAGtacggttgttgttgttgctggggtgctgctgctgcggcggctGGCGCTGCTGCCTCCTTATCGCCCGAGCCGCTGAACAGGGATGTGAGTCCATGGCCGACGGTGTGGCCAATCGCTGAGCCTACAGCAACGCCGCCAGCGGTGGCAGCCATCTGCTGGAACATCGATGGCTGTTGCGGTGCCGCCGGCATGCCAACGGCGCTTTGTGGCGCCGCCATTGGGACGGGCGCTGGCGGGGGGGCGGCGGCACGTGCAGGCATTGGTGCAGGTGCGGGCGCGGGTGCGCTActgcaaaatacaaataaaacaggGATTAAAATCGTAGTCAAAAGCGTACCCTATAACCGATATTAATCGATCTCTATACTAAAATCGATAAGCCCAAATTAATCAAACCGACAACAGCGATTAGAAACAGATTAAATGCtgtacatttcaatttaactaTGTTACTCAAATGTTATTGtatttgattataaatttgaaCAATGATTTCATTAAATAGATATCTTTTCAAACCGaaatctttttgtttatatattaacatttttgttcttttgtgAATCGAAAGCTTACCGGTAAAGCCGAAACATATCAAAAACAGGTAACCGTTACGAAACTGATTTATAAAGATTCTGCGTAACCGTTTACCGACTAAcgaaatacaaacataatCGCTCGAAATCTTAGCTGAAGTCGATATTCGTTTCGGTTTGATATCctgataaacaaaataaatatatacatacataaatatatgcatgcatatatatgtattatgttttgttgttgccacgcGCTTGAACTTTGTTCCGTGTTTATGTGCTTTTAGGTTACGTAACTGATGGCGGAAGCAAAACTTCCAGAATCATCTCTATATTTCACATAATTTGCTTCGCTTTGGCAAATTCAAGTACCACCGACACA of Drosophila innubila isolate TH190305 chromosome X, UK_Dinn_1.0, whole genome shotgun sequence contains these proteins:
- the LOC117793575 gene encoding protein xmas-2, translated to MAEARSTGGYNYKTLLCTNIPELFLDKFVARTHFGRFGTLVNFVLRPRRMTCTVSYASESEAAKALEEGNVYNGHEFEMCYAENESALAQKTEEWVDPDVQAELSALSAVGWRSEYPASKAFAGAIKSATTIKANVAEKDKERERERERERERERERDRQRAPAQFKAAKQELETILRKAAHSSEEKYRVLDARDKLMRLKQRRGTADTQRLRGHCPDMCPEKERVLREFQRQVAIYELQSDSDQLICHELALKQYSRSSADQETPLPHELRDEAALHMTMSYLMHEIMDISEQTDSHLGDWFHFVWDRTRSIRKEITQQELCSLGAVKLVEQCARFHIHCAARLVAEDPSVFDTKINAENLTKCLQTLKYMYHDLRLKGVQCPREAEFRGYIVLLNLADANFLWDIGQLPVELQNCPEIRRAIQFYLALQDTNFVRFFQLLREPETSYLEACILVTYFTRLRILGLQRLLSAYRAPRKYEYSSLPVSYIRQMLVFPNDTEADEFLESCDLNVNESGRVFYTSIRIHPPEHYKLHRQIDLVESKRQQSVGECICGESLPPKSLYQNHRPHNSFNEQGYLKISAWTAKDQLPNSVEVEDEPAADTLITTAATTTTTTAAQSNTKDNNLFKVPLFSAPISPKMKSTTPPPSSQPQQAATVVGKGFSFGASMLQETTSAFSGNIFETKPTSNNNVAGGFSFATTAAGAGASKPPAMFALADQQRQQKAADEAKLAALQQAIAAAKQREMELIELQKAKAAQIERARQERQREQQQQQQQQKQQQQQQQLLAKQEQQRQQQAAAAAAAAAASAAAEAKRQSLQRLEAAREAKCEQLWQDLINEQLQSICVQELQLHRSSLSLYKSLLDEEIEDLVSRQLLQADYELGLMRHYWRRWRSYRRVQQQKDALFACLPLSFGGESSNQLLDMKTAEQPLRMVRRYRQGDPCDYRQLLTGMEEQCWLKLDLWELLAKSLQQQQQQQQQQTMPDARRYFKLLLSLPEGNMGHVMEHALDRGLLQQPLQMEAKRSKAEGYINGLSQGVALCVHKLKGLPDGQQKRQLANADGIVCYVDAEQLQETRQRLQFLSRNSNCGYVALIVQQRLTPQQQVQLQHLLQLEHIRTYRIFNCRAVSQGKQKLQLVALLQCAVQYLAKQPHRSRGLLQQSDLRDWLLLHLGDELFQRLRHAVLQDVAIGRRCRQSPHFCAQLYNEAVRRLQLVAGEPLDDRPQFPHELRAYVEPVSSQVSLTNRLEYFVDGWQLRENRQRIVQMLEQIKLPAMLPLPAALGNVHDHDRDYQQHEFCEWLLNYAQKSQDETLIETVALRAIQTLELQMRTGEINYLDMVEIFAKERLQFMLHHISDAVPTAIVYRRHTMHRCYETHWYYEWQPPDEAAIEPANEATIDEYQNEDENEVEQQLEQVLSFDQVLSHAQAVLDKCQDERQERNTLHDRNGQLDKLERTMERFDRTFVNAMQEDHIQQQQQQPQPQQSTPQQPQREREHQVENLPATKRQRLSSTMDECKALLDRTEHLLNINQTSAERRLQILQRAKKFL
- the LOC117783864 gene encoding uncharacterized protein LOC117783864, whose amino-acid sequence is MNNLRGINKGAFKWWQMLYRCARCSVNILDKRTMANNAYRATPHVMLHQYPKALVLHQRMGMWCESLLSTSCLQAQLRSFATKVKNVRFDKFGRKVDNARINASGNRDANMNKMDNLPKFRAPKRVSSSRSRIRSGHRDDAKQCTARHQKVPVRLAPEYSHSKLAKKLYLKNKFLLQRKNNTNKRKTSYNAKKSTNSMNLHASKRKRTKENLNKSERDDLKHLLADLLDKKPKLNKSENFEYVKTSPIFKLMAHNAERRNSLRGKSFQKQLEIPNFFQHPLGKCDHRKIHITRRTPLFPTENQFEKRTKEALKRKLCFLLQDGKDQDDDDEDDDVD
- the LOC117793481 gene encoding coiled-coil-helix-coiled-coil-helix domain-containing protein 2; this encodes MVRRGRSASPPPSARRSAPAPAPAPMPARAAAPPPAPVPMAAPQSAVGMPAAPQQPSMFQQMAATAGGVAVGSAIGHTVGHGLTSLFSGSGDKEAAAPAAAAAAPQQQQQPYYAQPTQANEPQGACAWEIKQFLQCAQGQSDLTLCEGFNEALRQCKVQHHMQ